ACGACTTGCCTGGATGGGCGAATCTCCATTGTAGATGTGCAGTCTTATAATATCCGCATGATTTCAACCTGGTACTCACATGAGTACCAGGTTTTTTATTGCCACAGGTCAGTACTTGGCCTCTAAAAGCGTCTTGATACGTTTCTCCGCGTTAGGCATACCTGATGCCTTGATCTGTTTCACAACCGCTCGCACATCGTATTCGACGCGCCTGATCTCGGCCTCCCAACTCTTCTTTTGCCAGGAGAGAATGCCATAGGCGGCGCGCAGGTCCTCGTCGCGCGGGATACCACAACTGCCGACATCGACCAGCAGAAAACGCCGCCATTGCCGTGTATAAGCAATATGCAAATGCCCGAAAGCCAGCGCTCCTATGCCCTCGTCCAGACCCCCTAGCAGGTGTTCCAGCGTGCTGTCCTCTGCATTCGGGAAAATCGCATCTTCCAGATTAAGCGGATTGGCATGCACAACCAGCAGATCACTACCGCGAGGATTGCGAACGCGATAGGATAGCGGCAGCGAAGCGAGGTAATGAATACCGTCCGGCCCGATCTGTTCGCGCGTCCATGCCGCCGTACTGCGTTTCTTTTCGCCCTTGTTCGGCGCGGCAGTAACCACTTCCTCATCCACATTGCCTCGCAGAACGGGACAATGCAGACCTTGCACTGTTGCCAGCACTTCTCGGGGGCACGGTCCATTCAAACACAGATCGCCTGCGATCACCGTCTGATCCACCGGTGGCTGGTTCGCCAGGTCTCGCAGCACGGCCTCCAATGCCAGTTGATTGCCATGAATATCTGAAATAATTGCAATACGCATCTAACATCCGTTCTCTAAAACATGGATATGTGGGGCAGGGCCCAAACATCGCCTTTAGTTCCTAGTTCCACAAGAGTAGTTTCACCTACTCCATTGAGCAGGCCAGCGCTTCTCTCTCCATAGGCGTTTTGCGTGTCGATAGAACTTACCGCCGCGTCTCTTAAATTGATTGCTGCATTCATATCACGGTCGATGACCAATCCGCATTGCTCACAGATGAAGGTACGCTCTTGCAAGGACAATTCAGCCTTGACGTAGCCACATCCTGAGCAGGTTTTAGAAGATGGATAGAACCGATCTACTGTGACGAGGTGTGAGCCGTGCCATTCCGCTTTATAGGTCAATTGCCGTCGTATTTCACCGAAGTTGCTATCACTCACGGCTTGCGCTAACGAGTGATTTTTGAGCATGCCAGCCACGTGTACATCTTCAATCGCTATCAATGCGTGGTTTTTGCTCAGATAGCTGGTGAGTTTGTGGCTAGCATCTTTTCTTATATTGGCGATACGAGCATGCTGTTTTGCAATGCGTTTGCAGGTCTTGGCGCGGTTCTTACTGCCTTTTTTGCGCCGTGATTTTTGCCGCTCTAAACGCTTCAGGCTCTTTTGTGCATGCTTTAAGGCGCGAGGATTAGCAAAGATCATCCCATCTGAACAGGTCGCAAGCGTCTTAATGCCTAAGTCCACTCCAATAGTTGATGTAGCTGTCATGACAGGCGTGTCGTGTTCCTCTTCTACCTGGATACTGACAAACCAGCGTCCAGCCTGCTCACTGACGGTCGCACTCAATATCTTGGCATCGGTAGGAATGTAGTTGTGTTCGTGAAAGCGCAAACGGCCTAAACGCGGTAACTGGACAGCATGAGCAAAGACATGAATGCTGCCAGTGAGACGAAATGAGCCGATGCCTTTGCTTTTCTTCTTGAAGGTGGGAAAGCCTAATTTGCCTTTGTACTTCCCTTGCTTCTTGAGTTCCACCCGTCGAAAGAAGTGCTTGTAAGCGTTGTCTAAGTCTCTCAATGCCTCTTGCGGGGCACATTTAGAAACACCATACATCCAAGGAAAATCAGTCTTCTTTAAGGCGTTCAGTTCCTTGTGCAGTGCAATCGCGTTGGGACGTTTGCCGGTTGTACGGTAGACCTCTTGTGAACGAGCTAAGGCCCAATTGTAGGCAAAGCGTGCGGCTCCGGCATGTTGTAGGCAAGCTGTTCTTTGCTTATTATTGAGGTCTAGCTCTGTTTTGTAGCCACGTACAACCTTCATGCGTCTTCTTCCTTATCTCATGTTGATAGAATAGCATAAACGCTCCCAAATGCTAACATTTTGAGAAGCTATTTACCACCCTGTACGGATTAGCAACGACGAAAATCCATAGCCTATAGCAGTAATATACCGCAAAGGGATGATAGAAACCAGATGACAGGATTTCGTTTCCATATCTGGCTGCCCAGGCGCATGCCCGGCTTCTCAATCAACAGGAAAGAAAGCGCTGAAAAAGGAATGATGACCAGTAGCGCCCACAGCCAGTAGAGGCCGAATACGGCGTACCTGTTCCATCCTTGCACCTGATTCGCCACCTGCGTCATGAAAAAGATCAGCAGCGGCAGGTGCCACATGTAGAGACTGAAGGAGATCAGCCCAATCCAGCGCAGTGGTTTCCATCCAAATGGCCGTTTGAGCGCAACTGGCCCAAACAGGATGGCGAGAATGCACAGGCCGAAGCCAAGCGAGAAGCCCAACTCGCCCAACCAGTTAAACGCCTGGTCAAACAACGACGAGAAGCTCCAGACCGGCCAGTAGAGCAGGTTATAATGCCACATCGCGACGAACACCAGCGACAGAATACCTGTTCCCCACAACCAGTGACTCAGACGACGTATCGATTGATCGAGTCTCCCCTGGCTATTGACCTGTTTTGCGTAGACGAACAGCAGGCTGAGCAGCATACCAACGGCAAAATCTTCCAGGAATTTCCCATAGCTGCCATAAGTAAAGAACAATACAACGTTCAACACTGAACGCGGCACAAGCAATGTAGCCGATGGATGAACCGTAAAATAGTAGCCCCAGTAGCGCGCAAAGAGTCCCCAGGCGACCAGGCATCCAAGACAGCCTGCCACCGTCCATACACGATGCAGTGTTGAGCGTTCCTTGCAAACATGCCGCACGATGAAGCGCATCCCCAATACGAGAAGAGGCAGGAGCATATAAAATTGCCATTCAACCCCTAACGTCCAGAATGGGCCGTTGATCTTTTGATACGTGATGCTGCTGGACTCGTGAAAAAAACTGAGAAACAGCCCGAGTTCGGGCCAGTGCGCCGGTTGCAGGTACTGCCTCTGGGAAATCAGAATCAGCAGGAACAGGCAGACATAATACGCGGGAATGATACGAAATACACGCCGCAGGTAGAAATGGCGTGCCAGAGGCCAGGGCGCCTGTGGATGGAGCAGAGCTTTAGCATATGGCATGAAGAGCAGGAAGCCCGAAAGTACGAAGAATAGCGTCACGCCCGACATCCCGGCTCGTACAATCGCCCCAAAAAGAGGATGCGATACACTGAAGGGATTCCAGAGATGCGTGCTGAATCCTATCAAACAAATATGGTATGACATGACAATCAAACAGGCGATGGCGCGAACTCCATCAAGCTCGGCAATGCTGCTCTTCTGCCTGTCCCCTCAAATTGAGTTGCCAACCAGAACCGTTTAAGACCAGATTTGCGCGGTAAGGGTACAGATGGGTTCATTTCTGAGAGCATACGAATCCTGACCCTATGACCGCATAAAGATCACAGGGATACTTTTAATGATTATGAATACAAATGAAGTGAGAACGAGTTACGTATTCTGGCAGGTTATGCTAACAGCATATACAGCGATATAAGAGCATCACGTGAATACGACGATAGTAATGCGGGAAGCTGGATTAGATGCCAGGTGCCAGGTGAAGACCCCTGTTTTATCTAGCAGCATCGTGTAAGAATACTTAGGTAATATTTTGACGCTTCCTCCAGTACTGTCATTGATCAGAATCTGAGCCTGATTCGTCGTATTCGTCCACAATATGCTCGTTCCGACTTTCAGTTTAAGACCATGGAGAGAGAGGGAAGCGGCGTTGCCAGTCCCGGTCGAAACAATCTTGATCGCATTGAACACATTGATCGTTACATGTGTCATGGGATTAGCCTTCAGGTGATACGAGAAGTTGCCAACTGTAGGGAAAGGTCTCGCAAGCTGCTCCCCTGCCTTCAGCATAAGATACTGAACCGGCTTATCGTCTCTAACAATCAACTGGGAAATGCTGGACTGGTTGTCCCAGAGTACACCGGCCCCTTGTGGAACGTTGAGTGAAGCTGGCTGGAACTCAATTGTACCTTTCATCTGAATAATACTGATCTTTCCCGCGATAAATGAGGGTGTCGCCGTCGGATGAGATGATATGTGCTGAGTCTGATTGGATGCTCCTACATTACTGCTTTCATGATGAAATGTATTCAGCACTACCACCAGGCTTCCTACCAGCAGCGCGATAAAACATACTGCCGAGGCTATACCGAGTCGGCGTTGAAATGTGCCGCGCTTCTGAATCTCGAACTCGCGCTGTTTTTCGTGGGCAGCAGGCAAGAGATTGCCTGTCTTCAGATTGGCCAGATTGCTGTTTGTCTGATATGCGCTGCTATTACTGGCAACATGTTCTCGCATGCGATCCCAGACCCGATCTAACGATTGAATATCTGGTTTCGCAACCTTTTCCGAACTATACACGAAGTTGTGGCCGGGTGAACGCCTCCATGTGAATGGCTGTGTCCAGGAAACAGCATCTTCTTGCTCATCTACAGTTTCTGAAAAAAACTCTTCGTCGTGCCTGTTCATGGATTATCATGCCCTCCTTCCTGCTGCTTATAGATATTGCGCAAGAAGTGGAAAGAGCGTGAGAGAAGCACACGAATTGCTCCCTCGCGTTTCTGTACCCGTGCAGCTATCTCCTGATAGGGTAACTCATCGTTGTAGCGCAGGCGCACAATCTCCTGTTGAAGCGTGGGAAGCCGTCCCAGATTTGCCTGTAACAGGGCATATTCCTCCTGTCGCAGCATGACCTGGTCAGGCTCCATATCCTCTGCGCCATACAGCGTTTCGGCTACATCCTCAAGTGGCACATTGTTACGGCGAGCGGCATAGCGGTGAAAATCGACGACCTTATTGTGTGCCACGCGCAGCAGCCATGCCCGTTGCTTCTCAGCATCAAGACTGCCAATAGCCTCGTTCTCAAGCGCGGCCAGGAAGATTTCTAAAAGAATATCCTCCGCATCCTCCCGCGATGGCACCCGGCGCAGCACATAGGTAAATATCGCCAGCGCCTCCCTTTCATAAAGCGCTGCCATAGGTGAGTCGTCGAGCCTGGAACGTGCCTGCTGCTGACGCGCCATGATGCCTTTCTCGATTTCACCGGTATCCCGGCCGGTCTGCGCTCTTTTTGTACCTTCACTAGAGAAGTCGAACAGTCCCGGCATTTGTTACATCGTTATTAGAAACGTTAAAGAGGTAGCGTATGTGCGATACTATCATCATAATAAGTGATAGCTGGCGAAAAAGATAGAGATTCAATGGAAATGCCCGAACGGATGAATAGGCGATGATCAGAAAAATTGGCGTCATCTCGGATACCCATATCCCCGAATTTAAGCAGTTGCCCCCGGCCATCTGGCAGTATTTTGACGGCGTCGAACGCATCATTCACGCCGGTGACCTCTCCATTCTGCGCGTCATCGATGAGTTGGAAACGATAGCGCCCGTCGTAGCCGTCCAGGGCAATATCGAAGAGGAAGAGGTCGTCAGGGCACTGCCGATCAAACGCGAAATGCTGGTGGGGAACTGCCGTATCGGTATCGTGCATATCCTCGGCGACTCACGCACTCGCGCCCGGGTAGCTCGCCGGGAATTCCCCAGCGCCCGCGTCGTCGTCTTCGGCCACAGCCATATTCCCTGGAACGAGGATGTGAATGGGCAATTACTCTTCAATCCAGGAAGCGCGACCGACCGGCGCAGGCAACCCACATGCAGCATCGGCATGTTGTATGTGAATGACGAAACCAATGATGTGCGTGGGGAGATCATCAGGCTATAGGTCAGGAACCAGAGGGCGACCGCACCCTTGCGGTCGCCCTGGATGAGCTATACTTTATGGGGCCGAATATACTTCTGCCCGCCCATAAAAGGTTGCAGCGCCTCCGGAATACGGATGCTTCCATCGGCTTGCTGGTGCGTCTCGAAGATCGGAATCAGGATGCGCGGTGACGCGATGGCTGTGTTGTTGAGCGTATGGACAAACTTCACCTTGCCATCCTCATCGCGGTAACGAATATTCACGCGCCGCGCCTGCCAGTCGTGGAAGTACGAACATGAATGCGTCTCCCGATACCTGCCCTCGCTCGGTATCCAGCATTCAAGGTCATACATGCCGACCTTGCCGTCGCCCATATCACCCGTGCAGACGTTCACCACACGATAGGGCAACTCGAGCGCCTGCACCAGTTCTTCCGAATTTTGCAGCAACTGCTCATGCCAGCGCACCGACTCTTCGTGATCGGCCTTGCAAATGACATACTGCTCCACCTTGCTGAACTGGTGGATGCGAAACACGCCGCGTGTATCCTTGCCATATGTTCCGGCCTCCTTGCGGAAGCACGGGCAATAGCCAACGAGGGTCATGGGCAGGTCTTCGGCGCGCAGAATCTCGTCCTTGTACATGCCCGTAATCGAGACTTCAGCGGTCCCAACCAGGAAGGTATCCTCATCCTCAATGGCATAGACCTGGTCGCGCCCCTTGGGGAACTGTCCATTGCCGATGAAGCAGAAGTCACGTGCCATCGCGGGTACAATCAGCGGCGTGAAGCCTTTGCGCGCAATGCGATCAAGGGCAAAATTCATCAGCGCCAGTTCCATGCGTGCCGCGTCTCCCTTGAGCGCATAGCTGCGCGCCCCCGCGATCTTGACCGCTCGCTCGATATCCACCAGGTCGAGATTTTGCATCAATGTGTAGTGATCGAGCGGCTCAAAATTGAAACGCGGCTTCTCGCCCCAGTACTTAATCGGCACATTATCGTTCTCGTCCTTGCCGATAGGCGTGCTGGGATCAGGGATATTCGGCACCAGCAGCAGCAACTGGTAGCGTTCTTCAACCAGCTCGTTCAGCCCTGGCTCCATTGCTTTGATCTGGTCGCCGAGTCGCTTGCCCTCTGCGATCAGCGCATCGCGCTTCTCCTTGTCCTTGCCCACGCGAGGAATTTCTTTCGAGACGCGGTTCTGTTCGGCGCGCGTCTCCTCCACCTGGTGCTGCAACTCCAGCACCTTCCGGTCAACCTCTAAGAGGTAATCGATATCGAGCGTATTGTTTTTCACACGCGCGGCCTCTTTTACAACATCTGGATGGTTGCGAATAAAAGCCATGTCCAACATAATAATAGCAACTCCTTTACCCGGCGCCCGCGCGGGGTGCCGCTATATTTTCACTTCAAAGCATCCACAATACATGACCAATAAAAAAAGCGCCCTCGTCCACAAAGGACGACGACGCGAAATGCGCATAAGCCGTGGTACCACCTTAATTCTTTCAATCCTGCACCAGGATTGAAACTCTCTGTTGCCCGGTAACGGGGGCTACCGTTGGCGCTTCTCGCGCTGGCTCGCGGGTGGATTTCCCCTCACTGGCCACTGCGTTGCACCATCCCGCAGCTCTCTGTTGCCCTATTAAGGGTACTTGTCCCGTTCACTGCCTGTAATTTCAATTGTACTGGCGGTAGCATAGCAGTAGTTTTGCTGTTTGTCAATACTTCATCGTCCAAAATAGCGCTGCGTAAACGTCGCGATGAAACTGATTTCGATGAACAGGCCCACAACCGCCTCTGTCGCTGCCAACGCTGTTACCGGACTACCCAGGCCAAAAGGACCCGGCAGGAAGCCACGACCATGGAACGAGGTAACGCTGAAAATTAATGACTCCGACGGTGAAAGATGTCCTAGCAGGTAGTAGCATGTCGCGAAGGACAGGATCATCAGCAGGTAGATCAGCACGCTGCGGCCAGGCTTATAGCCAAAGCCGGCCAGTATATCCAAAAACCACGAAAAGATATAAGCCGCGAACTTACGTACCCGCAGCCAGGATCGCTGTAGCGCGAGACGCAGCCTGCCCGGCGCATCCTGCGGAAACGACTCTAACCATCCCCACTTAATTTGTCGCCAGAGCACTTTGCGTTCGATCACCTGCGCGCGATAGGCGTAACGCACTGCCACCTCGTTCATCCCCTGCGCGCGCATAGTATTGGCGAGCTGGCGATTGGCTCGTACTGCCGCCGCATAGTCCTCCAACCGCTTGCGCTTCTCTCCCGCCGTTTTCGCCCCTCTCTCTAGCTCACGTTGGCGTGCCCTATACTCATCGCCCAATCTTCTCATCCCTGTCCAATCGACGACCGAAAGATTCACATCTCTCCAATGAACATCGGCAAGTGTCGCAAAACCAAACTTCCGCGAGCCGAGCATAATACTCTCAAGATTGGTAGCGCTATCGAAGAAAGCGTTACGGAGGTCCGCGCCCTCCAGGTGGGCATCAAACAGATAAGCGCCCTCCAATACGGCACCGCGCAGGTTAGTCTGCTCCATGTGCGCGCCACGCAGGTAAGCATTTCTCAGATCAGCCCTGAAGAGACTCGTTTCTCGCATATGCGCGCGCCGCGCGGTTATCCTTGCCATATGCGCCCCTTCCAGTACCGCACCTTCCAGGTGGGCTTCGCTGAGATCGGCTCCCTCCAGGTGAACGCCGGCAATATCGCGTTGCTCAAGCGTCGCCAGCTGCCACTCATCGCGCGTCAATCCTCCACGCGTGCAGGCCAGCGGCAGGTCCCGCAGGTCGATCCCATGTACATCGGCCCCGCGCAAATCCAGTCCCAGGCGTTTCCGATCCTGCTCATCGTTCCAATCCACCGGCCCTCGTCCATCATCATGCTGTACCAGCAGCCATTCAATATCTGCCCGCGTGAGCCTGACCCCCCTGAACGGATAAATATTTTGTCTGAAGTCCGGCGAGATTGCCAGATATTGGGCAAGCTCTTGCTGGCGGGCAAGGGGGATTTCAGGCTCGGTACGCCAGGATAGTACGTTATTCAGTTCGGGAACGGATGGCATGTTCATCGGATTCAGTCATCACCTATTCGTTTACGTGCTTCAATAAATCACGCAAAGCTGTTATTTGCTCATAGTCCATGCGTCCCGTATCATCGAGAAAACGGAGAAAACGCTTAAAGCTGGTCAATGTTGTTTTATCTCTTACTGTTTGCATATAGGTTTCCAGGTCTTCCATTGTCATGGTAAGCAGCCCGCGTGGTGGGTCCTGTGATAGAAGATAGTCGCGTGCAAAAGCATCGATATTCCCAACATGCTTTTCCACCATTGCATTGCTGAGCCCCCTACTTGCCAGGTCCTTGCGGAAGACGCTTACAATGCGTTTGTTACGTGCCATAATCCCCTTTTGTATCTCCTGAACATTCTCGGGGGAAGTGGCTGCTAAAAGATTTGTGATGATTCCTTCGCGTTCCTGCGCATCCCGGTAGCTATCATTCAGGGTGCTGCGAATACCTGGACCAAAGTAGATGCTGAAAGGTGCCAGGAGACTATCATAAATGATGTGATCTTCAAGCGGCAGTAATACGGCCTCAATGTATATAGGGAGGTACGGTCCAAGAATCTCTTCAATCGGACTATACAGGCCCAACACGCCATAGGCACGAGCAGGAGTTTCGGAGAGAAAGACGGTATATTTCTTGAGATAGCGCACCACAAAGAATTTACCAGAAACGCGATGCTGCCAGCTTTCGACGATTGCCAGGTCTTCATTAGGCAAACGAGCAGGATTCTCAGCAATAAAATCTTTGCGTAGTGTATCATCTTTCCACAACACATCTCGAATTTTCATCACGTCCTGTGGGTCCAGCCTGGTAATCTTTGGATCATTCGGAAAGGGCGCAATGATGTGCCTCTGCTCATTGATGTAGTAGAGCAGCAGAAACCAGATATGGTAAAAGCGTTCGGTCTGATCGGGGGGTAGTTGCATGGTGATCGCTCCGTTTTAAATGAATTATAACATTCTCTACTGCCTCATGGTCTTATTCTAACAAACCGCCGCAACTCATTTGAGCAATCACCTTTAATAATTTATTGTCAAGTGAGCCTTATGATATCAAAAGTTCTACTAAAAATTTTCTGCTTATATTATTGTATTTTTACTCAGCGATGTGTTATAATCGCATGAGATTAGCCAACAGGCATGGAGACGAAATCTCCAGGCGACAAATCGGGTGTGCGCGAGACCACTACGATGGCACCGTTCAAGGGTGGCTGGTGGCAGGCAATCCAGGCAAGGCCATAACCATAATAGAGACGCACCAGGGCTGTCAGCAACCAGTGTGGTATAGCACCGCTTAAAATGAGACCGCGCTCCGTTGAAACAGCTGGGAAGGAGAGATGTTCAGCCTCCGTATAATCGAGGTATTTTATCACGATATTTATCTTCAGCACGGTTGCGCCTTTATACTCATCGACTGTGATGTGCAACTCAGGTGAAAGTTCTGTGCCCGGGGACGCCAGTTGTAAGCGTGGGGCAGTTACCCAGCCAAGCCTTGAATCGAATTGGTAGAAGAGTTCTTCTCCTGGCTGTGTTGCCAGCGATCCATAGAGCCAGTTAGGGCCTCGTCCATAGACTGCGAGCGGCATATTGATCGGTAGTTCGGCAAGTAGGGGTGGTATCATTGCAGGTTCCCAGCGTCTTGTTTCAGGTGCCCATGCCTGTATGATGATATTCAGATTGACAACGAGTTCCACCGGTGCCGTATCCAGATGTGTTTTCTCTAGCTCATCTGGCAGATAGGCGAAGAGCGAGGCCAGCCGGTCAACAAGCAGATCAAAAAGAGGACCGTGTGCGAGCTTTCCGCGATCCAGTCCAACCAGGGTTCCCTCGATCACAGGTTTATCCGCGGTGATGGCAGAATCACCGCTTAGTTCGGAATAAATAGAGGCTAAAGGTAGGAGACCGCTGACTTCAGTCAGGTGACGCCAGAATGTTGCAATCTCTGGATTATTTCTGTGTAGCAGCAATATGGAATGCGTACATCTGTGCAGGATGCCGATTTGATCTTCTGTTGGGAGACCGCCAATGTCGACCAGTAGTGGTAGGGGACGGTGTTCCAGGTCACGGCAAACGAGTTTTACAAAAGTATCGGTCCATTGTCCCTTGATGCGAATGAGGCGTACCGTATCCTGTTGAATTTCATGGGACCAATCGCCCTCGCCATCGGGGCAGGCGCGCAGGACGTAGTGTTCGATGTGCCGTTCGCGCAGCGCCTGCGTCAGGCTATAGGTCAAAACAGACTTACCGGCATGTGGAGGCCCGCCGATAAGCACGGCAGGCAAGAGATTGACCATAGTTGGCCTCCTGAACTTATTTTTGCTATGTTGCCAGAGAGGAAAGGTTTCTATGCCAGAATACATCCATACCTTACTCGCAACCCTTGGCGGACAGCCGCAAATCGTGACATTTACGCTCGATCTCCTGCTTCAGCGTGGTTTCCCTATCAGTGAGGTAATAGTCGTTCATCCCGAAGCGTCGGACGCGCGCCTGCGACACTCAGTAGCATGCCTCAACGCCGAGTTCGTTGGTGATTACTACAGTTATTACCTGGTTCACGGGCAACCTCTCCGTTGTCGTCTTCGTTCATACGTGCTGGAACTGGATGAAGCTCCGCTGCAAGATATTGTAGACGACCTCAGCGCAAAGGGCACGCTCGACACTGTTCATCGTCTTGTCCGCGACCTCAAGCTGCAGCACCGGCGCATTCACCTTTCACTCACCGGTGGTCGTCGTCTGATGTCACTGATGGCGATTTCAGCAGCGCACCTCAACTTCGACCACTTCGATCACATCTGGCACATCTACACACCCTCAGCCCTCAGGCCCCTGGTCAACGAAGGCAAAGTCATGCATATTCCCACCGAGGCCGGTGTAAGCCTGATAGAAGCCCCTTTCGTCCCCTGGGGAGCCTACTTCCCAGGCCTATCGCAAACAGTCGATACAGCCCAGGATATGCGCCACTACCAGACTGCTCGCATGGATGCGGAGGAACGGGCGAGATGTACCAGGGTTATCGAGCAGGCAACACAGCGTGAGCAAGAAGTTTTGCAAGCTTTTGCTCTCGGCCTGACCCAGCAGGAAGTAGCAAAAGAACTTCACATCTCCATTAAGACCGTAGATGCTCACAAGGCCAATCTGCTTGATTATTGCCGTGAGGCCTGGAACATCGATCCAGACGAAAGACTAGGCTATCATTTCCTCTACAAGAAATTTGCGCCATACTTCGATAGTACACAGTATACCTCTAGGGCAAGGCAAACGCATCAGAGAAATCTCTAACTTATTTTAATAGATATCCCGGTTGTGTTTTAGACGAAGGAATGGTATTCTCTTCAGGAAAAAAGATGATTGTGCGAGAGAAAGGAATGTAGGGATGCAGGAAGTTGAATTTACCCTACGTACTCTAACCCCTTTATTTCTGGCAGGGGCAGATCAGACAAAAGCAGAACTGCGCGCTCCCACGTTTCGAGGTCTTATGCGCTACTGGGAACGCGCGCTGGTAGGAGGAATGGCTGGAACGTCCTCTAAAGGCCTTGAAAAAGTGATGGAAGTTGAAACCGAGGTTTTTGGCGCGACGGATAAAGGCTCTGCTGTAGCTGTCAAAGTTTCGGAAGCCTCCAATTCTCCAAAGGAATTTACCGAGCAAATAAGTGTGAGAGTAGGTGGGAGATGGCAGGCGACAGGAAAAGGCTATTTCTTGTGGTCAATGGCGAGAAGCGGAAGGGAAGATAGAGGAAATTTTAAACCTGCACGCTGGTTCTTTCCTCCTGGAACAGGATTTAAGGTCACGCTTTCAACACGAGGACAGGATACTGTAAAACTCAAGCAGGCAGTTGCGGCATTCTGGTTACTGACGCAATTAGGTGCGGTGGGTTCGCGTTCGCGGCGTTGTGCCGGAAGTCTGGCCGTTCAGTCTGTTGAAGGTAATGGTGCCAAAGCTGTTCTCGAAGATTTTCCTTTTTCTATGCCGGCAAATGCTCAGACGTTAAAGCAGCAGATTGAGCAGGGAATCAAAAATGCTCGTTCACTCTATAACCTTGCGCAGCAACCAATTCGCGATGCACAATTTGATGTACTTGCTCGGGGAGCCTGTCGTATCTGGATACTCCAGGATGAACAACCCTGGCCAAGTGCCGAAGTCGCGATGCAGAAGTTAGGGGAGAGGCTCCAGGACTATCGCCATGATATACCTATCCAGCAACGCCGGATTTTTGGATTACCTTTGCCTCCAATTATATTCAACAAGCGCAGAGCCTCACCTTTATTGCTGAGAGTGGTAGAACTACAGGGAAATAAGTATGTTGGGATAGCAGTGCTTTTTAAAACAGCAGGGAATGATGTATTCATGCAAGACTACAAACTAATCGAGAACTGGGCCAATGGATTTCGTGGAAAGCTGGAGGTGATGCTATGAGCGAGTATATGCTGATGTTTTCCCTGGGTCCTGTACAGCCATTTATTGCTCAGGCCCGTAAGACGCGGGATTTGTGGTTGGGAAGCTATCTATTGGCGAAACTGATGGAAGCGGCAGTAAAAGATCTGAAAGGAGAGCTTGTTTATCCTACACGTAGTACCGTGGATGACAGACGAGGTATCCCCGATATACCTAATAAGTTCGTAGCTATTTTCCCATCAGAAGAGGCAGCTTATGAGGAAATAGGACGCTGTGTGACTCGAATTGAAAAGCGTTGGGAAAAGATATGCAAAGAGGTGTGGCAAGAGATTGTTGCAGAGTATACCACCAGGGAAACAGAAAGAATTTGGAATCGGCAAACGGATGCACAAAACCTGTTCGAGACATACTGGGTAATTGTGCCAGATAGTTCTAGAGAATATAAGCAATGGCTAAGTTACACCCAGGAGGTA
This portion of the Ktedonobacteraceae bacterium genome encodes:
- the cmr1 gene encoding type III-B CRISPR module RAMP protein Cmr1, translating into MQEVEFTLRTLTPLFLAGADQTKAELRAPTFRGLMRYWERALVGGMAGTSSKGLEKVMEVETEVFGATDKGSAVAVKVSEASNSPKEFTEQISVRVGGRWQATGKGYFLWSMARSGREDRGNFKPARWFFPPGTGFKVTLSTRGQDTVKLKQAVAAFWLLTQLGAVGSRSRRCAGSLAVQSVEGNGAKAVLEDFPFSMPANAQTLKQQIEQGIKNARSLYNLAQQPIRDAQFDVLARGACRIWILQDEQPWPSAEVAMQKLGERLQDYRHDIPIQQRRIFGLPLPPIIFNKRRASPLLLRVVELQGNKYVGIAVLFKTAGNDVFMQDYKLIENWANGFRGKLEVML
- a CDS encoding CRISPR-associated protein Csx3 gives rise to the protein MVNLLPAVLIGGPPHAGKSVLTYSLTQALRERHIEHYVLRACPDGEGDWSHEIQQDTVRLIRIKGQWTDTFVKLVCRDLEHRPLPLLVDIGGLPTEDQIGILHRCTHSILLLHRNNPEIATFWRHLTEVSGLLPLASIYSELSGDSAITADKPVIEGTLVGLDRGKLAHGPLFDLLVDRLASLFAYLPDELEKTHLDTAPVELVVNLNIIIQAWAPETRRWEPAMIPPLLAELPINMPLAVYGRGPNWLYGSLATQPGEELFYQFDSRLGWVTAPRLQLASPGTELSPELHITVDEYKGATVLKINIVIKYLDYTEAEHLSFPAVSTERGLILSGAIPHWLLTALVRLYYGYGLAWIACHQPPLNGAIVVVSRTPDLSPGDFVSMPVG
- a CDS encoding CRISPR-associated ring nuclease; the protein is MPEYIHTLLATLGGQPQIVTFTLDLLLQRGFPISEVIVVHPEASDARLRHSVACLNAEFVGDYYSYYLVHGQPLRCRLRSYVLELDEAPLQDIVDDLSAKGTLDTVHRLVRDLKLQHRRIHLSLTGGRRLMSLMAISAAHLNFDHFDHIWHIYTPSALRPLVNEGKVMHIPTEAGVSLIEAPFVPWGAYFPGLSQTVDTAQDMRHYQTARMDAEERARCTRVIEQATQREQEVLQAFALGLTQQEVAKELHISIKTVDAHKANLLDYCREAWNIDPDERLGYHFLYKKFAPYFDSTQYTSRARQTHQRNL
- a CDS encoding pentapeptide repeat-containing protein, with protein sequence MNMPSVPELNNVLSWRTEPEIPLARQQELAQYLAISPDFRQNIYPFRGVRLTRADIEWLLVQHDDGRGPVDWNDEQDRKRLGLDLRGADVHGIDLRDLPLACTRGGLTRDEWQLATLEQRDIAGVHLEGADLSEAHLEGAVLEGAHMARITARRAHMRETSLFRADLRNAYLRGAHMEQTNLRGAVLEGAYLFDAHLEGADLRNAFFDSATNLESIMLGSRKFGFATLADVHWRDVNLSVVDWTGMRRLGDEYRARQRELERGAKTAGEKRKRLEDYAAAVRANRQLANTMRAQGMNEVAVRYAYRAQVIERKVLWRQIKWGWLESFPQDAPGRLRLALQRSWLRVRKFAAYIFSWFLDILAGFGYKPGRSVLIYLLMILSFATCYYLLGHLSPSESLIFSVTSFHGRGFLPGPFGLGSPVTALAATEAVVGLFIEISFIATFTQRYFGR